A stretch of Corallococcus silvisoli DNA encodes these proteins:
- a CDS encoding HEAT repeat domain-containing protein translates to MRLLTALLLPLLLLPCAALAQGDTRITFLGRQLEKGRDPRARSQAALVLGATEDPEAVTPLCGGLKDPSELVRAAVAKGLGALLEPSGLDCLQAFQGETDATVQAAVAESIKAIKAYQSRRPRFYLALDALKDKTGNVPPELVKVTEARLRSKLVRRGALMAPEKESKAAAKGALKKLGLHGYRITAEIQATDSGGLRLAILCMTYPEQSLMGQVEVNAAGAPPADLLKALIPRAIEEAAATFDWKSET, encoded by the coding sequence ATGCGGCTGCTGACAGCACTCCTGCTCCCCCTCCTCCTGCTGCCGTGCGCTGCGCTGGCGCAGGGGGACACGCGCATCACCTTCCTGGGCCGTCAGTTGGAGAAGGGAAGGGATCCGCGTGCGCGCTCACAAGCCGCGCTCGTGTTGGGTGCCACCGAGGATCCAGAAGCGGTGACGCCGTTGTGCGGCGGCCTCAAGGACCCCAGCGAGCTGGTGCGCGCCGCGGTGGCCAAGGGCCTGGGCGCGCTCCTGGAGCCGAGCGGACTGGACTGCCTCCAGGCGTTCCAGGGGGAGACGGACGCCACGGTGCAGGCGGCGGTGGCGGAGTCCATCAAGGCCATCAAGGCGTACCAGTCCCGCCGGCCGCGCTTCTACCTGGCGCTGGACGCGTTGAAGGACAAGACGGGCAATGTGCCGCCGGAGCTGGTGAAGGTGACAGAGGCGCGGCTGCGCTCGAAGCTGGTGCGCCGGGGCGCGTTGATGGCCCCGGAGAAGGAGTCGAAGGCGGCGGCCAAGGGCGCGCTGAAGAAGCTGGGCCTGCACGGCTACCGCATCACCGCGGAGATCCAGGCCACGGACAGCGGAGGACTTCGTCTGGCCATCCTGTGCATGACGTACCCGGAGCAGTCCCTGATGGGGCAGGTGGAAGTGAACGCCGCGGGGGCTCCGCCCGCGGACCTGTTGAAGGCCCTGATTCCCCGAGCCATTGAAGAAGCCGCCGCGACCTTCGACTGGAAGAGCGAGACATGA
- a CDS encoding HAMP domain-containing protein, whose amino-acid sequence MTTTTAPAPTKRRWRNFLLDAPFQLKLTSYIVGVSLVLAALLGIFLVRAANSLMHETATAVDARSRAAEVSRELSGATLSNELMAHMNDPAFEKQFREQAQAIDASYEEERMAIVAQRAELERHQQLTWWVLGGCMLTFIVVVALSTIVVTHRMAGPLFRIKRMVREVAEGRLRPPQHGLREGDELQDVFEAARDMTQRLRNQQEEDARVLAEALAEARRSGASGAWVDELSALEARYRERLAR is encoded by the coding sequence ATGACGACGACCACGGCCCCGGCCCCGACGAAGCGCCGCTGGCGCAACTTCCTCCTCGACGCGCCCTTCCAGCTCAAGCTCACCTCGTACATCGTCGGCGTGTCCCTGGTGCTGGCGGCGCTGCTGGGCATCTTCCTGGTGCGCGCGGCGAACTCGCTGATGCACGAGACGGCGACGGCGGTGGATGCCCGCTCGCGCGCGGCGGAGGTGAGCCGCGAGCTGTCTGGAGCCACGCTCTCCAACGAGCTGATGGCCCACATGAACGACCCGGCGTTCGAGAAGCAGTTCCGCGAGCAGGCGCAGGCGATTGACGCCAGCTACGAGGAAGAGCGCATGGCCATCGTCGCGCAGCGCGCGGAGCTGGAGCGCCATCAGCAGCTGACGTGGTGGGTGCTCGGCGGGTGCATGCTGACGTTCATCGTGGTGGTGGCGCTGTCGACCATCGTGGTGACGCACCGGATGGCGGGGCCGCTGTTCCGCATCAAGCGCATGGTGCGGGAGGTGGCGGAGGGCCGCCTGCGACCGCCGCAGCACGGCCTGCGCGAAGGCGACGAGCTCCAGGACGTCTTCGAGGCCGCGCGCGACATGACCCAGCGGCTGCGCAACCAGCAGGAAGAGGACGCGCGCGTGCTGGCGGAGGCGCTGGCGGAGGCGCGGCGGAGCGGCGCCAGCGGTGCGTGGGTGGATGAGCTGAGCGCCCTGGAAGCGCGCTACCGCGAGCGGCTGGCGCGGTAG
- a CDS encoding helicase C-terminal domain-containing protein → MGSSELFTRHVFLDLETTGLDPRVDEVIEVGCLFFEHGREVDRFSRLYSASRPLNLTIRRLTGLSDAQLSGQPRFDAERVELRERLKGWTVVAHNAPFEKGFLPDVLGGAPVLDSCELMHYLHPELPSHSLESLMRWAKLGSQQPHRALHDCVAVHAVLVHALDGCVRDGRAEDVADLLATMDPRARAALGPAPLLDALSPEEARDLATDAEERPLLELLSRLWEACRATPVPLGLEATGGFLRARPERRRANGGRPPPEPEPDATPLPVRPEEVSQVLGPGGALERGGGFLSRPAQLEMAHAVARTLSDGGQVAVEAGTGTGKSLAYLTPAALFAARNGLKVGVAPHTKTLQDQLLEKDLPRLHQATGGAFGYALLKGQTNYLCRRRALEATRVEPGMPHAARAPRAYVRAYLRRSPDGDLDRLSHWFRERFPGMHGLVPAVRSEAATTLGERCPHHHKCFYHSAVAHARDADVLVINQSLAFAWPARYPRLDHLVLDEAHELEDVATTALTVELSDLAFLRLTERLHGRDGRRGLFAELRRALAATRRDESRSLMGEVDEALRTLLQEARALGEQVTALCEPAAAMPGEDADEAAYAPELRVTDAVRALPAWAPVREGLVEVRTALQRVHTLLAVRVLAALPELAVKQPSLERELAGATTELGELSVLAGELAGDPDVKRCYAARAEPRKGRWSVGAQPVDVSESVSRDFAANKRALVMASATLGTGDSVPFVLKRLGLKPPLLRAPSPFHLGQQALVVLVTDAPRAHEEPFIDWASGRISGLAQVMGGRVLGLFASTRRLERVAREVQARLEPHGIEVLRQSRGHGRSLAARQERDTGTVLLGTKSFWQGVDIPGRGVGCVFIDKLPLEPASRPLVAAREEPLAKGGNEYLGFLHYRLPRALLLLRQGVGRLIRSTTDRGIVVVADPGHASYRPLLLQALAGYRVVALPWAQARLMLHAELMQMGLAADTARV, encoded by the coding sequence ATGGGCAGCTCGGAGCTCTTCACCCGGCATGTCTTCCTGGACCTCGAGACGACGGGGCTGGACCCCCGCGTGGACGAGGTCATCGAGGTCGGCTGCCTCTTCTTCGAGCACGGCCGCGAGGTGGACCGCTTCAGCCGTCTGTACTCGGCGTCGCGCCCGCTGAACCTCACCATCCGCCGCCTGACGGGCCTGTCGGACGCGCAGCTCTCCGGTCAGCCCCGCTTCGACGCCGAGCGCGTGGAGCTGCGGGAGCGGCTGAAGGGGTGGACGGTGGTGGCGCACAACGCCCCGTTCGAGAAGGGCTTCCTGCCGGATGTGCTGGGCGGAGCGCCGGTGCTCGACTCGTGCGAGCTCATGCACTACCTGCACCCGGAGCTGCCCAGCCACTCGCTGGAGTCGCTGATGCGGTGGGCGAAGCTGGGCTCGCAGCAGCCGCACCGCGCGCTCCATGACTGCGTGGCGGTGCACGCGGTGCTGGTGCACGCGCTGGACGGTTGCGTGCGCGACGGCCGCGCGGAGGACGTGGCGGACCTGCTCGCCACGATGGATCCACGGGCCCGCGCCGCGCTGGGGCCCGCGCCGCTGCTGGATGCGCTGTCCCCGGAAGAGGCTCGCGACCTGGCGACGGACGCGGAGGAGCGCCCCCTGCTGGAGCTGCTGTCCCGGCTGTGGGAGGCGTGCCGCGCGACGCCGGTGCCCTTGGGGCTGGAGGCGACGGGCGGCTTCCTGCGCGCGCGGCCGGAGCGACGGAGGGCGAATGGCGGCAGGCCTCCCCCGGAGCCAGAGCCGGACGCGACGCCGCTGCCCGTGCGCCCGGAGGAGGTGTCTCAGGTGCTGGGGCCCGGCGGCGCGCTGGAGCGTGGGGGCGGCTTCCTGTCCCGGCCCGCGCAGCTGGAGATGGCGCACGCGGTGGCGCGCACGCTGTCGGACGGCGGGCAGGTGGCGGTGGAGGCCGGCACGGGCACGGGCAAGTCGCTGGCGTACCTCACGCCCGCCGCGCTGTTCGCCGCGCGCAACGGGCTGAAGGTGGGCGTGGCGCCGCACACGAAGACGCTCCAGGACCAGTTGCTGGAGAAGGACCTGCCCCGGCTGCATCAGGCCACGGGGGGTGCGTTCGGCTACGCGCTGCTCAAGGGGCAGACGAACTACCTGTGCCGCCGCCGCGCGCTGGAGGCCACGCGCGTGGAGCCGGGGATGCCGCACGCCGCTCGCGCGCCCCGCGCCTACGTGCGCGCGTACCTGCGCCGCAGCCCGGATGGAGACCTGGACCGGCTGAGCCACTGGTTCCGCGAGCGCTTCCCGGGGATGCACGGGCTGGTGCCGGCGGTGCGCTCCGAGGCTGCGACGACGCTGGGTGAGCGCTGCCCGCATCACCACAAGTGCTTCTACCACTCGGCGGTGGCGCACGCGCGCGACGCGGACGTGCTGGTCATCAACCAGTCGCTCGCGTTCGCGTGGCCCGCGCGCTACCCGCGCCTGGACCACCTGGTGCTGGACGAGGCCCACGAGCTGGAGGACGTGGCCACCACCGCGCTCACGGTGGAGCTGTCGGACCTGGCCTTCCTGCGCCTCACGGAGCGGCTGCATGGGCGCGACGGACGCCGGGGCCTCTTCGCGGAGCTGCGCCGCGCGCTGGCGGCCACGCGCCGGGACGAGTCCCGCTCGCTGATGGGGGAGGTGGACGAGGCCCTGCGCACGCTGCTCCAGGAGGCGCGGGCGCTGGGCGAACAGGTGACGGCGCTCTGCGAGCCCGCGGCGGCGATGCCCGGCGAGGACGCGGACGAGGCCGCCTACGCGCCAGAGCTGCGGGTGACGGACGCGGTGCGCGCCCTGCCCGCCTGGGCGCCGGTGCGCGAGGGGCTGGTGGAGGTGCGGACGGCGCTGCAGCGGGTGCACACGCTTTTGGCGGTACGCGTGCTGGCGGCGCTGCCGGAGCTGGCCGTGAAGCAGCCTTCGCTCGAGCGGGAGCTGGCCGGGGCGACGACGGAGCTGGGGGAGCTGTCGGTGCTCGCGGGCGAGCTGGCCGGAGACCCGGACGTGAAGCGCTGTTACGCGGCGCGCGCGGAGCCTCGCAAGGGGCGCTGGAGCGTGGGCGCGCAGCCGGTGGACGTGTCCGAGTCCGTGTCGCGCGACTTCGCCGCGAACAAGCGCGCGCTGGTGATGGCGTCCGCCACGCTGGGCACGGGCGACAGCGTTCCCTTCGTCCTGAAGCGGCTGGGGTTGAAGCCGCCGCTCTTGCGCGCGCCCTCGCCGTTCCACCTGGGACAGCAGGCGCTGGTGGTGCTCGTGACGGACGCGCCTCGCGCGCACGAGGAGCCCTTCATCGACTGGGCCTCCGGGCGCATCTCCGGGCTGGCGCAGGTGATGGGCGGGCGGGTGCTGGGCCTCTTCGCCTCCACGCGCAGGCTGGAGCGCGTGGCGCGCGAGGTCCAGGCGCGGCTGGAGCCGCACGGGATTGAAGTGCTGCGCCAGTCGCGCGGGCACGGCCGCTCCCTGGCGGCGCGGCAGGAGCGCGACACGGGGACGGTGCTGCTGGGCACCAAGAGCTTCTGGCAGGGCGTGGACATCCCCGGCCGCGGCGTGGGGTGTGTCTTCATCGACAAGCTACCGCTGGAGCCGGCATCCCGGCCGCTGGTGGCCGCGCGCGAGGAGCCCCTGGCGAAGGGCGGCAACGAATACCTGGGCTTCCTGCACTACCGGCTGCCGCGCGCGCTGCTGCTCTTGCGTCAGGGCGTCGGTCGGTTGATCCGCTCCACCACGGACCGGGGCATCGTCGTGGTCGCGGACCCCGGACACGCCAGCTACCGGCCCCTGCTGCTCCAGGCGCTCGCGGGCTACCGCGTCGTCGCGCTGCCCTGGGCCCAGGCGCGGCTGATGCTGCACGCGGAGCTGATGCAGATGGGGCTGGCCGCGGACACCGCGCGGGTGTGA
- a CDS encoding cupredoxin domain-containing protein — MRPWLRFAVTGVLVGVSQQACTKEPPPAPPADARRGPHYTAIQETGTKVNGTLIVELTVTQKGFEPSPVLLRQGEPVTLLVTRKTDQTCATELVLEDYGIHEKLPLGKLVEITFTPRQAGMLRYGCAMEQRTAGAFYVE, encoded by the coding sequence ATGAGGCCCTGGCTCAGGTTCGCCGTGACAGGCGTCCTCGTGGGGGTTTCGCAGCAGGCCTGCACGAAGGAGCCGCCCCCCGCGCCGCCCGCGGACGCGAGGCGGGGCCCGCACTACACGGCCATCCAGGAAACAGGGACGAAGGTGAACGGCACGCTCATCGTGGAGCTGACCGTCACGCAGAAGGGCTTCGAGCCCTCACCGGTGCTGCTGCGCCAGGGTGAGCCGGTGACGCTGCTGGTGACGCGCAAGACGGACCAGACGTGCGCCACCGAGCTGGTGCTGGAGGATTACGGCATCCACGAGAAGCTGCCGCTCGGCAAGCTGGTGGAGATCACCTTCACGCCCCGTCAGGCAGGGATGCTCCGGTACGGGTGCGCGATGGAGCAGCGGACCGCGGGCGCCTTCTACGTGGAGTAG
- a CDS encoding cupredoxin domain-containing protein produces MRPFFSRIIKPWLALTAAAVLAGASQQACTKESAAAKGTDAPAAQEVGRRENGVHVVDLAVTEKGFEPSPVPLKKGEPVKLVVTRKTDLTCATELVMDEYKIDAKLPLNEPVEIAFTPNQSGTLRYGCAMGKMIAGTFVVD; encoded by the coding sequence ATGCGCCCGTTCTTCTCCCGCATCATCAAGCCCTGGCTCGCGCTCACCGCGGCGGCGGTCCTCGCGGGGGCGTCCCAGCAGGCATGTACGAAGGAGTCCGCCGCCGCGAAGGGGACGGACGCGCCCGCCGCGCAGGAGGTGGGGCGCAGGGAGAATGGCGTGCACGTGGTGGACCTGGCCGTCACGGAGAAGGGCTTCGAGCCGTCGCCGGTGCCGCTCAAGAAGGGCGAGCCGGTGAAGCTGGTGGTGACGCGCAAGACGGACCTGACGTGCGCCACAGAGCTGGTGATGGACGAGTACAAGATCGACGCGAAGCTGCCGCTCAACGAGCCGGTGGAGATCGCCTTCACGCCCAACCAGTCCGGGACGCTGCGGTACGGGTGCGCGATGGGGAAGATGATCGCCGGCACCTTCGTGGTGGACTGA